CGGCGAGGGCGGCATCCTGCGCAACGCCCTCGGCGAGCGGTACATGTCCCGCTACGACCCTCAGCGGATGGAGCTGTCCACGCGCGACCGCGTGGCCCTCGCCTCCTACACCGAGATCAAGGAAGGCCGCGGTACCCCCAACGGCGGGGTCTGGCTCGACGTCTCCCACCTCCCCCGTCAGACGATCATGAACCGGCTCCCCCGGGTCTACCAGACGCTCCTCGAACTGCAGATGCTCGACATCACCCGTGATCCCATCGAGGTCGCCCCCACGGCGCACTACTCGATGGGTGGCGTCTGGGTCCGTCCCGAGGACCACAGCACCGACGTCCGCGGCCTCTACGCCATCGGCGAGGCCTCCAGCGGCCTGCACGGCGCCAACCGCCTGGGCGGCAACAGTCTCATCGAACTCCTCGTCTACGGCCGCATCACCGGCCAGGCCGCCGCCGCCTACTCGGAGTCGCTGACCGCGCAACCCCGATCCGCGGCCGCCGTGGCCCAGGCCCGCGCCGAAGTCGACGAACTGCTCGCCGCGGACGGACCCGAGAACGTCCGCGCCCTCCAGCGCGCCATCCGCAACACCATGACCGAACACGCCGGCGTCGTCCGTGACGAACAGGGTCTGCGCACCGGCCTGGCGGAGCTGGACACCATCGAGAAGCGCATGGAGAACATCGGAGTCCATCCCGACATCGCCGGCTTCCAGGACCTCGCCCACGCCTTCGACCTCAAGTCGGCCGCCCTGGCGGCCCGCGCCACCCTCGAGGCGGCGCTGGAACGCCGGGAAACCCGCGGTTGTCACAACCGCAGCGATTTCCCCGACATGGACCCCGCCCTCCGCGTCAACCTCGTCTGGTCCCCGGCGACCGGAATCACCCGCGAGAGTATTCCCCCCGTCCCGGACGAGATCGCGGCGCTGATGGTGGACGTCACCACCGACGGAAAGCTCGTCGAATAGCCGCCCGTCGGCCAGGCCGGGAACACACGAATGGTGCGTGCCCGGTCTTTCCCGCTGCGGACGACTTCCCTCCACCCGAGAGCAACTTCAGCATGAAGGTGGTAGTGATCGGCGGTACCGGACTGATCGGCTCGAAGCTGCTCGCCAAGCTCAACGAGCATGGTCACGAGGCAGTGCCGGCCGCCCCCAACACCGGCGTCAACACGCTCACGGGCGAGGGCCCGGCCGAGGTCCTGACCGGCGCCTCGGTCGTGGTCGACGTCTCCAACTCGCCCTCCTTCGAGGACGACGCGAGTTCATGAAGGGCATCGCCGAGGCGGCGACCGAGGGTGACACCGTCCGTGTGGCCCGGTCCAGATCCGGCCCGCAAGGGTCCGGCCGCCAAGAACGACCCGCGCACGGTCGTGAGCGACGTGCACGCACGGTACTTCGGTGCGGAGCTGCAGGAGACCACGCCGCTCCCCGGGCCGGACGCACACGTCGGAGAGCCGCTTCACCGACTGGCTCGCGCAGCAGCACTGAGTCGCCGGGTGACGGGCCGGCCCTGGGAGCAGGGCCCGCCACTCGCGCGGGGGTCTGTCGTCCGCACCGCGGACGGCAGGCCCCCTTCCACATTCGGCACGGTACTCGTCGAGACACCGACACACCTTGTCACCGACAGACCACCACCACAGAGAAGGCAACTCACCATGCTGGTCCGACGCGATCAGGCCGTTCCTCCCGGCCAAGGCCCGTACCCGGGGGTGACCGGTAACTACACCATCGACCTGGTCCA
This region of Streptomyces chromofuscus genomic DNA includes:
- a CDS encoding L-aspartate oxidase, whose product is MPITEQRLATTVLVIGTGGAGLRAAIELAEAGIDVIAVGKRPKEDTHTSLAAGGINAALATMDPEDTWQQHAADTLKESYLLGDPRTAEIVTQGAALGIDDLERYGMAFAREGDGRISQRFFGAHKFRRTAFAGDYTGLEIQRTLIRRASQLDIPMLDSVYITRLLVHDGAVFGAYGFDLNNGTRYLVHADAVILAAGGHTRIWRRTSSRRDENTGDSFRLAVEAGARLRDPELVQFHPSGIIEPENAAGTLVSEAARGEGGILRNALGERYMSRYDPQRMELSTRDRVALASYTEIKEGRGTPNGGVWLDVSHLPRQTIMNRLPRVYQTLLELQMLDITRDPIEVAPTAHYSMGGVWVRPEDHSTDVRGLYAIGEASSGLHGANRLGGNSLIELLVYGRITGQAAAAYSESLTAQPRSAAAVAQARAEVDELLAADGPENVRALQRAIRNTMTEHAGVVRDEQGLRTGLAELDTIEKRMENIGVHPDIAGFQDLAHAFDLKSAALAARATLEAALERRETRGCHNRSDFPDMDPALRVNLVWSPATGITRESIPPVPDEIAALMVDVTTDGKLVE